One genomic region from Euzebya tangerina encodes:
- a CDS encoding NAD(P)-dependent oxidoreductase: MSAVAVIGLGAMGTIMARNAAAAGHDVRVWTRNQQRLPDVAEAVGATAIPSPADAASGAEVVIVMVSDDAASRAVWTGEHAVLRALSPAAVAIDASTLSPTWSSALAQAATEASRPMLVAPVIGSTPQATAGELVQLVGGDAAVLDRVRAVLETSASRILHVGRAEDAAHRKLMVNGWLAGQTALAAELLRHLRSTGVALEDAASFLSGLPLTSPVLEGVITRMAAGDDEPRFPIRLVAKDAGYLAEAAGQRPYLDALAQAWKMAADQAGDRDLVGYLQTIEG, from the coding sequence GTGAGCGCCGTGGCGGTGATCGGCCTCGGCGCGATGGGCACGATCATGGCACGCAACGCAGCCGCGGCTGGCCACGATGTCCGCGTCTGGACGCGCAACCAGCAGCGGCTGCCCGACGTGGCCGAGGCGGTGGGAGCGACGGCAATACCTTCTCCTGCCGACGCAGCCAGCGGCGCCGAGGTCGTCATCGTCATGGTCAGCGACGACGCTGCCTCACGGGCGGTGTGGACCGGCGAGCACGCGGTGCTGCGGGCGCTGTCGCCTGCCGCGGTCGCGATCGACGCCTCGACGCTGTCGCCGACCTGGAGTTCGGCCTTGGCGCAGGCGGCAACAGAGGCTTCGCGCCCGATGTTGGTCGCGCCGGTCATCGGCTCGACGCCGCAGGCGACCGCAGGAGAGCTCGTGCAGTTGGTTGGCGGCGACGCGGCCGTGCTGGACCGCGTCCGTGCCGTGCTCGAGACCAGCGCGTCCCGGATCCTGCACGTCGGGCGTGCCGAGGACGCGGCCCATCGGAAGCTGATGGTCAACGGCTGGCTGGCCGGACAGACCGCCCTGGCAGCCGAGCTGCTGCGGCACCTGCGGTCGACCGGCGTGGCGCTGGAGGATGCTGCGTCGTTCCTCAGCGGGCTGCCGCTCACCTCACCGGTGCTGGAGGGCGTGATCACCCGGATGGCCGCCGGGGATGACGAGCCGCGGTTCCCCATCCGCCTGGTGGCCAAGGACGCCGGATACCTGGCGGAGGCTGCTGGCCAGCGGCCATACCTGGACGCGCTGGCGCAGGCGTGGAAGATGGCAGCTGACCAGGCCGGCGATCGTGACCTGGTCGGCTACCTGCAGACCATCGAAGGGTGA
- a CDS encoding UBP-type zinc finger domain-containing protein: MPCSHLSDLTPVEPRTPDGCEECLDQGTRWVHLRLCLGCGHVGCCDSSPERHATAHNGATEHQVVHSFEPGETWAWCYADEDMIPSVPAAVVRP; this comes from the coding sequence ATGCCATGTTCCCACCTGTCGGACCTGACCCCCGTCGAACCCCGGACGCCGGACGGCTGCGAGGAGTGCCTGGACCAGGGCACCCGGTGGGTCCACCTGCGCCTGTGCCTGGGCTGTGGCCATGTGGGCTGCTGTGACTCCTCTCCCGAGCGGCATGCCACCGCCCACAACGGGGCCACCGAGCACCAGGTCGTGCACTCCTTCGAGCCCGGCGAGACCTGGGCCTGGTGCTACGCCGACGAGGACATGATCCCATCGGTCCCGGCGGCCGTCGTGCGACCCTGA
- a CDS encoding LysR family transcriptional regulator, with amino-acid sequence MEFRELEAFVAVAEELHFGEAARRLHVSQSALSEQIRRLEADLGTELLHRTSRRVELSAAGVVFLERCRALLEDAALAVESTRRAADGSAGHLRIGYVGSTLYGVVPVVVGRMRRTHPGVTLELVERKTAPQVETLRDGTQDIGFVHRPPTEPDGLALHDLEDEAVHVVMPDGHALADPTGAIGWGELAGHDVVLFPRDLEPDTYDLFVDGAARAGVTLQVVQEATGLPTILGLVRAGIGIAFVVESVAETLDPAVFATRELATGLRVTIALAWDPDSTNPAVSTILRLALPAGA; translated from the coding sequence GTGGAGTTCCGAGAGCTGGAGGCGTTCGTGGCCGTCGCCGAAGAGTTGCACTTCGGCGAGGCCGCCCGCCGGCTCCACGTCTCGCAGTCGGCGCTGAGCGAGCAGATCCGTCGGCTGGAGGCCGACTTGGGAACCGAACTGCTGCACCGTACCTCTCGCCGAGTTGAGCTCAGTGCCGCCGGGGTGGTCTTCCTCGAACGCTGTCGTGCGCTCCTCGAGGATGCCGCCCTGGCGGTGGAGTCCACCCGCCGTGCTGCTGACGGCAGTGCCGGGCACCTCCGGATCGGCTACGTCGGATCGACCCTGTACGGCGTGGTGCCCGTCGTCGTCGGGCGGATGCGTCGGACTCACCCGGGCGTGACGTTGGAGCTGGTCGAACGCAAGACCGCTCCACAGGTGGAGACACTGCGGGACGGGACCCAGGACATCGGCTTCGTGCATCGGCCCCCGACCGAGCCGGACGGCTTGGCGCTGCACGATCTGGAGGACGAGGCGGTCCACGTCGTCATGCCCGACGGCCACGCGCTGGCCGACCCGACGGGGGCGATCGGGTGGGGCGAGCTGGCCGGCCATGACGTCGTGCTGTTCCCACGGGACCTGGAACCAGACACCTATGACCTCTTCGTCGATGGGGCCGCCCGTGCTGGTGTGACGTTGCAGGTCGTGCAGGAGGCGACGGGGCTGCCGACGATCCTCGGGCTGGTGCGTGCCGGGATCGGCATCGCGTTCGTCGTCGAGTCGGTGGCGGAGACACTCGATCCGGCGGTGTTCGCCACCCGCGAACTGGCGACGGGTCTGCGGGTGACCATTGCGCTGGCCTGGGACCCCGACTCGACGAACCCGGCGGTTTCGACGATCCTGCGGCTGGCCCTGCCGGCTGGTGCGTGA